A stretch of DNA from Macrotis lagotis isolate mMagLag1 chromosome X, bilby.v1.9.chrom.fasta, whole genome shotgun sequence:
CCGAGCCCTCCTACCCATCTTACAGTGGCACAAGCACCccaatgattatttcaatagagaGGCATCCAAACTTTATTTCAACAGCTTGAGGACTTATTGGCAGGAGCTCATCGACCTGAACACAGGGGAAACCACAGATGTCAAGGAGGCTTTGATCAATGCCTTCAAGAGGCTCGACAATGACATCTCTTTGGAGGCCCAAGTAGGGGATCCCAACTCCTTCCTCAACTACTTGGTGCTGCGGGTGGCCTTCTCAGGGGCCACTGCTTGTGTGGCTCACGTGGATGGGGTTGACCTGCACGTGGCCAACACCGGGGACAGCCGGGCGATGCTGGGGGTACAGGAAGAGGATGGCTCGTGGTCGGCAGTCACCCTGTCTAACGACCACAATGCCCAGAATGAAAGTGAAGTGGAACGACTCAAACACGAACACCCCAAGGCTGAAGCCAAAAGCGTTGTGAAGCAGGACCGCTTACTGGGTCTGCTGATGCCTTTCCGAGCATTTGGAGATGTCAAGTTCAAGTGGAGCATTGAACTTCAGAAGAGGGTGATAGAATCAGGCCCAGATCAGTTGAATGACAATGAATACACCAAGTTTATCCCCCCAAATTATTATACTCCTCCATATCTCACTGCCGAGCCAGAAGTCATATATCATAGGTTAAGGCCACAGGATAAGTTCCTAGTGCTGGCGACTGATGGTCTGTGGGAGACCATGCACAGGCAGGATGTGGTTAAAATAGTAGGTGAGTACCTAACAGGAGTTCATCAGCAAAGTCCTATCTCTGTCGGTGGGTACAAGGTGACTCTGGGACAGATGCATGGCTTGTTAACAGATCGGAGAGCCAAGATCTCCTCTGCCTTTGAAGATCAAAATGCAGCCACCCATCTCATCCGTCATGCTGTTGGCAACAACGAGTTTGGGGCTGTTGATCATGAGCGCCTCTCCAAAATGCTCAGTCTTCCCGAAGAGCTTGCTAGGATGTATAGG
This window harbors:
- the PDP1 gene encoding pyruvate dehyrogenase phosphatase catalytic subunit 1 isoform X1, whose translation is MCVCPGPGRAGVPVRSASLPLYSDAMPAPTQLFFPLIRNCELSRLCGTACYCHHTHLCCSPPPFPLSRLRYTPQKAFSTFCRPKDHFWQYSHTRRYATTPQKFYLTPPQVNSILKANEYSFKVPEFDGKNVSSILGFDSNQLPANAPIEDRRSAATCLQTRGMLLGVFDGHAGCACSQAVSERLFYYIAVSLLPHETLLEIENAVESGRALLPILQWHKHPNDYFNREASKLYFNSLRTYWQELIDLNTGETTDVKEALINAFKRLDNDISLEAQVGDPNSFLNYLVLRVAFSGATACVAHVDGVDLHVANTGDSRAMLGVQEEDGSWSAVTLSNDHNAQNESEVERLKHEHPKAEAKSVVKQDRLLGLLMPFRAFGDVKFKWSIELQKRVIESGPDQLNDNEYTKFIPPNYYTPPYLTAEPEVIYHRLRPQDKFLVLATDGLWETMHRQDVVKIVGEYLTGVHQQSPISVGGYKVTLGQMHGLLTDRRAKISSAFEDQNAATHLIRHAVGNNEFGAVDHERLSKMLSLPEELARMYRDDITIIVVQFNSHVVGAYQNQEQ
- the PDP1 gene encoding pyruvate dehyrogenase phosphatase catalytic subunit 1 isoform X2 → MPAPTQLFFPLIRNCELSRLCGTACYCHHTHLCCSPPPFPLSRLRYTPQKAFSTFCRPKDHFWQYSHTRRYATTPQKFYLTPPQVNSILKANEYSFKVPEFDGKNVSSILGFDSNQLPANAPIEDRRSAATCLQTRGMLLGVFDGHAGCACSQAVSERLFYYIAVSLLPHETLLEIENAVESGRALLPILQWHKHPNDYFNREASKLYFNSLRTYWQELIDLNTGETTDVKEALINAFKRLDNDISLEAQVGDPNSFLNYLVLRVAFSGATACVAHVDGVDLHVANTGDSRAMLGVQEEDGSWSAVTLSNDHNAQNESEVERLKHEHPKAEAKSVVKQDRLLGLLMPFRAFGDVKFKWSIELQKRVIESGPDQLNDNEYTKFIPPNYYTPPYLTAEPEVIYHRLRPQDKFLVLATDGLWETMHRQDVVKIVGEYLTGVHQQSPISVGGYKVTLGQMHGLLTDRRAKISSAFEDQNAATHLIRHAVGNNEFGAVDHERLSKMLSLPEELARMYRDDITIIVVQFNSHVVGAYQNQEQ